From one Neofelis nebulosa isolate mNeoNeb1 chromosome 4, mNeoNeb1.pri, whole genome shotgun sequence genomic stretch:
- the LOC131510246 gene encoding death domain-containing membrane protein NRADD-like yields MTLQHLLQEMQSMGALLASRAMLHNSSHREDKTWRVQGRDREEVWGGGALAPNTSSPFPPEPPGASGSIIPVYCALLATVVLGLLAYVAFKCWRSHKQRQQLAKARTAELGTFDRDQRHGDSIVFLDNPSGQEPCAPSQGPHPELGCRLYLHLPQQQQEEVERLLEVSGEPDKGWQGLAGRLGYQTDAVEVMAQDQVPAYTLLRDWAVKEGSGATLGVLEDALAAMGREDVVRVLRPPAEGCSVV; encoded by the exons ATGACACTCCAACATCTTCTCCAAGAGATGCAGTCCATGGGAGCACTGCTAGCCAGCAGAGCCATGCTTCACAACTCCAGCCACAGGGAGG ATAAGACCTGGAGGGTacagggcagggacagggaagAGGTATGGGGAGGGGGAGCCCTGGCCCCCAATAcctcctccccattccctcctgAGCCTCCAGGGGCCTCAGGCAGCATTATCCCTGTCTACTGTGCCCTCCTGGCCACTGTGGTCCTCGGTCTGCTCGCCTACGTGGCCTTCAAGTG cTGGCGCTCCCATAAACAAAGACAGCAGTTGGCCAAAGCTCGGACTGCAGAGCTGGGGACCTTCGATAGGGACCAGAGGCACGGAGACAGCATTGTTTTCCTGGACAATCCTAGCGGTCAGGAGCCCTGCGCCCCCAGTCAGG GGCCACATCCTGAGCTTGGCTGCCGCCTCTACCTTCACCTCcctcagcagcagcaggaggaagtGGAGCGGCTCCTGGAAGTCTCAGGCGAACCTGACAAGGGCTGGCAGGGTCTGGCGGGCCGCCTGGGCTACCAGACTGATGCTGTGGAGGTCATGGCCCAGGACCAGGTGCCAGCCTACACCCTGCTGAGGGACTGGGCTGTCAAAGAAGGCAGCGGTGCCACTCTCGGGGTGTTAGAGGACGCCCTGGCTGCCATGGGCCGCGAAGACGTGGTCCGGGTTCTGCGCCCCCCAGCTGAGGGCTGCTCTGTGGTGTGA